The genomic segment CCGATACCCACCGGATAGGTGATGACCACCGCCGAACCACCGCGGCGCACCGGCGGATAGTAATAGAGGCGCATCTCCGGGACATTGAGGACGATCCCCCGACGTGGACCCGGCGGCAAAACATAGCGCGTCGGCAACAGCACCCGCGTCCCGGCCCCCGGCAGCCATGGGTCAACACCGGGGTTCGCCAAACGCAATTCGTCGTAACCAAGGTCGAAGCGGCGCGCAATGTCCAGCAGGGTATCTTCGTGCCGGGCCGCAACCCACTGCAACCGGCCGATCACTGAATCACCCGGCGGCGGCAACGGATAGGTAGCCGCCTGGCTCGGCCCCGCCAGCCAGATCCAGCCCCACACGAGCAGGGCGCAACGGCTCCCGCCTTTACTCATCGACCAACGGCTCCGCGATGTCCCGGCACACCGAATCTCCCCGGCTCATTTGGCCGCCGCCTGCAAGGCGCGACGGATGATCTCTTCGCTGGCCAGATCGGCCGTGTTCAACTCGCGTACCATGCGGCTCGCCTCCTGGGGCTTGTAGCCCAGGGTCACCAGGGCGCTCACCGCCTCCGCCGCTGGCGCGGCAACTCCCGCGCCAGTGGCGGATCGTGCCTCCTCGCCCGCGGCGCTCAGCGGGACATGCCAAGTCGCGAGCCGGTCCTTCATTTCCATGATCAACCGCTCCGCGGTCTTCCGGCCGACCCCCGGAAGGCGCGTCAGTCCCGCGGCATCCTGGTCATGGACACAGCGCACGAACTCCTCGCTGCTCACACCGGAGAGAATCGTGAGGGCCAGTCGCGCCCCCACGCCGTTGACCCGGATCAGGCCACGGAACAGCAGCCGATCCGATTCGCGCGCGAAACCGAACAGAGTATGGCTATCATCGCGGATCACCAAGTGGGTGTGGAGTGTGACCTCGTCCCCCACCGGCGGCAGTACGTAGAAGGTGGACATGGGCGCCTCCACCTCGTAACCCACGCCACCGACGTCAACCACCAAGTGTGGCGCCTGCTTGTACGTCAGCAGGCCCCGCAGGCGTCCGATCATCGCCGCCGCCCGCGGCGGCGCACGCGGCCCGCCAATGGCAGCCGCAACAGGGTGGCGCCAGTGTGACTATGGCACAGAGCCACCGCGAGGGCATCGGCGGCATCGCTCTGGGGACTGGCGTCGAGACCCAGCAATTGGCGCACCATATGCTGGACCTGGACCTTCGCGGCGGCGCCGGTACCCACCACCGCCTGCTTGATCTCCCGGGCACTGTACTCCGTGACCGGTACCGAGCCGAGTGCCGCGGCGCACAAGGCTACGCCCCGTGCATGTCCAAGCTTGAGCGCGGAATCCACGTTGCGGTGCAGGAACACCCGCTCGATCGCCACCTGCTCGGGTCGGTAGCCGTCCACGATCTGACGCACCTCTTCGAAAATCAGCCGCAGCCGGGACGCCAGATCCGTCCCCTGGACCCGGATACAGCCGCTGGCCACGTAGCACGCGCGGGTCCCGACCACATCGATGACACCGTAACCGGTGATCCGCGAACCAGGGTCGATCCCGAGGATCCGCACCACGCTAGCGTAGTGGTTCACGGTGGGGGACCCCCCGGGGCCCCCAGCCGGCAAACCCGCCGCGGCGGGGAGCGACACGCCAGCTCCGACCCGGGGCGCAAACTCCCCCCTGCGCCGGGTTCATGGTCTACCCACCGGTTCACAGCTCCGCAAGGACATCCTCCGCGAGGTCTGCATTGGAATATACCTGCTGAGTATCGTCCAGATCCTCCAGCATCTCCAACAGACGCACCAGCAGCCGGCCTTCATCACCACCCAGGGGCGTGGACACCGAGGCGCGCATGGTGATCTCGGCGTACTCCGGCTCCAGCCCCGCGTCGAGCATGGCCTGTTTCAGCGCGATGAAACCATCCGGGGTACTCAGCACTTCGATGGAACCGTCTTCTTGGCTGACCACATCCTCGGCGCCCATTTCCAGGGCGAGCTCCATGATCCGGTCCTCATCGCTGCCCGCCGGGTAGGTGAGCAAGCCGCAGTGTACAAACAGATAGGCCACCGAGCCTTCGGTACCGAGGTTACCGCCGCACTTGGAAAATGCGTGGCGCACCTCGGCCACGGTGCGGTTGCGATTGTCGGTCATGCAGTCCACGATAACCGCCGCCCCGCCCGGCCCGTAGCCCTCGTAGCGGACCTCTTCGTAAGCCTCGCCCTCCAGCGCCCCGGCGCCGCGTTTAATAGCACGCTCGACCTTGTCCTTGGGCATATTGGCAACCAGCGCCTTGTCCACTGCAAGGCGCAGGCGTGGATTCATGCCCGAATCGGCGCCCCCGGTACGGGCCGCTACCGTGATCTCCCGAATCAGCTTGGTGAACAACTTGCCGCGCCGTGCATCCTGGGCATTCTTGCGGTACTGGATATTGGCCCATTTGCTGTGTCCCGCCATGCGCTGCCTCGCGTCGCCTGCGCCTCACGGCGCCCGGTGCGGTAGTTTATCATGGCCCTTTTGGTGCCGACGATGACGGCGACACCGCCGATCCGTCATCGCCCGCGGCGGCCTCCTGGACCAGATCGCCACGCAGGAAACCGCACACCTGACGGGCGACACGCCGGGAGAGCACCAAGCCCATATGGGTGGTCGGGACGATCACCCGTCGCGGGCAATCCGGCGCGCGGGTCTCCGCCACGGTTACGGTGCCGTCGTTGGGCACCGGAAGCCCGCCGAACAGGCACCCGATCCCCATACTCCGGCGGCCGGCGATCACCATCACGTCCAGTCCCGGGGCTGCACGCGGACGGTCGCCAAGCAAACCGCGTTCGACACTGCGCCCCAGCAACCAACGGCCGGGGCGGTGGCGCAACAGGCGCCGCACCAGGGTACTGCCCGCCAAAGGGGTGCCCAGCAACAGAATCCGGCCCAATCGCGGCTCGGGAATGTCCTGCAGCAGATGCAGCACCACCAAACCACCCAGGCTATGGGCCACCAGATGTATGCGTGAAGCCCGCAGCCGCGCGAGAAACCCGGCCAGATCCGCGGCGTTGTCCACCGGGCTGCGGCCGCGCGAGGGGTACGAAAAAATCGCTGTTCGGAACCCGCAGCCGCGCACGCGCCGCGCCAAGCACCCCATCACCCAACCCGACATGAACAAGCCGTGGATCAGGACCACCAGAGGGGCGTCGTCGCCCGCGGAACCCGCGCCACCGTTTACGGCGAGATCTCCAACATGCGCTCCAGCGCGAGGCGCGCCGGCTCCGCGGTAGCAGGGGGAACCTGGATGCGGTTTACCACCCGATCTTCCGCCAGGTTTTCCAGGATCCACGCCAGGTGCTGGGGATCGATACGAAACATGGTGGAACACATACACACCGTTGGCGACATGAAGTGCGCCGATTTCCCCTGGTGGCGAAACTGTTCATTGAGGCGATCCACCAGATTGAGCTCGGTGCCCACCAGCCACCGGGTGCCAGGCGCCGAATCGGCGATGGTCTTGATGATGAATTCCGTGGAACCAACGTAGTCGGACTTCTGGCATACCTCGAACGAGCATTCCGGATGGGAGATCACCTTGGCATCCGGATAGCGCGTCTTGAACTGATCCACGTGCGCCGGCTGGAACATCTGGTGCACGGAGCAGAAGCCCTTCCACAGGATCACGGTCGCGTCCCGGATCTGCGCTTCGGTCAGCCCCCCCATGGGCCGATCGAAATCCCACACCACCATCCGCTCCAGGGAAATCCCCATCCGATATCCGGTATTGCGGCCCAAGTGCTGGTCGGGGAAAAACAGGACCTTGGCACGGCGTTCCAGACTCCACTCCATGACCTGGCGCGCGTTGGTGGACGTGCACACGATCCCACCATGGCGGCCACAGAACGCCTTCAGGTCCGCGGCGGAATTGATGTAGGTGACCGGGGTGCAATGGACGTCGGGGTCCAGCACCGTCGCCAGTTCACGCCATGCGCGCTCCACCTTCGCGAGGCTGGCCATGTCCGCCATGGAACATCCCGCCGCCAGGTCCGGAAGCACCGCCACCTGATCGGGCCGGGACAGGATGTCGGCCACCTCCGCCATGAAGTGCACGCCGCAGAAGACGATATAGCGGGCACGCGAGGCGGCGGCGAGCCGCGAGAGCTTGAGGGAATCGCCGGTATAGTCAGCGTGGCGATAAACCTCCTCGCGCTGATAATGGTGGCCGAGGATCACCAGGCGTTCGCCGAGGGCCGCCTTGGCGGTGCGAATACGCGCCTCGCACGCCGCATCGTCCAGCAGCGCATAGGTTTGCAGGGTGGACGGGTCGGCGGCCATGGACGTTACCTGCTCTTGGGTATGGGGTAGCGGCGGGGTTTCGATCCGCCGCCAGCGTCATCCGCGGCGACATAGCGCCGGATCGCGGCGCGATCAGTCCACGAGGCGGCCAACGCCACCGCCGCGGGCCATGCGACCCAACGCAGGGCCACATGCTCCGTCGGGGCCAGGCGGATATCCGCTGGCACGGCCAGCTCGGCGGTAAAAACGTGCTCCAGATTATATCGTACCCCAGGCCGGTAGCGCGCCTGCCATTCCGGGAGTAAGGGAAAACGGTTCTGTTCGCCCCGGTCGCGGAGCACCACCGCGCCCCCCGCCACCAAGCCCGTTTCCTCGCGCAGTTCCCGGCACGCCGCCGCCTGAGGAGTCTCGCCCCAGCCCAGGCTGCCGGTCACCGATTGCCAGTATCCCAGCGGGACCCGGCGTTCCAGCATGAGCACTGCGCGCTCCCGGGTGTGGACCACGACCAACACCGACTCGGGCCGCTTGTAGCGCTCGCTGTCCACAGTGCAGCGAGCGGCGGCTCAGGCCTGCTGGGTCACCGGACCGCGCATGCGCAATCCCAACTCGTGAAGCTGGGACTCGGGCACCGCGGACGGCGCCTGGGTCAGGGGACAACTCGCAGTCTGCGTCTTGGGGAACGCGATCACCTCGCGGATCGACTCGGCGCCGCTCATCAGCATCACCAAGCGGTCCAGTCCGAAAGCGATGCCCCCGTGCGGCGGACAACCGTAGCGCAACGCATCCAGCAGGAAACCGAATTTGTCGCGCGCCTCCGCGTCGGAGATTCCCAACAGGCGGAATACCGCCGCCTGCATCTCGGCGCTATGGATACGGATCGAACCGCCGCCGACCTCGGTGCCGTTGAGCACCAGATCGTAGGCGCGGGACAGACACGAGCCGGGCTGCGCGGCGAGGTGCTCCGAATCCGGCACCTGGGGCGCGGTAAACGGATGGTGCAACGCCACCCAGCGCCGCGCGCGCTCGTCCCACTCGAACATCGGAAAATCCATCACCCATAGCGGGCGCCAGCCGGCCTCCACGCAACCGCGGTCGTGACCGAGCCGCACCCGCAGCGCACCCAGGGACTCGTTCACCACCGCTGCGCGATCGGCCCCGAAAAACACCAGATCCCCGGTCGCCGCGCCACAGCGCGCCAGGATCTGCTCCACCACCGGATCCGGCAGAAACTTCAGGATCGGCGACTGCAGACCTGCGCGCCCGGCGCCGCGGTCGTTGACCTTGATATACGCCAAGCCCTTGGCCCCGTAGCGCGCCACCAGGGCCGTGTAGTCGTCGATCTCCTTGCGGGTGAGCGCCGCCCCGCCGGGCAGCCGCAGGCCCGCGACGCGCCCATGTGGGTCGTTGGCGGGTCCCGCGAACACCTTGAACTCCACCGCGCGCATCAGGTCGGTGCATTCAACCAGCTCCAGCGGAATACGCAGGTCCGGGCGATCGGTACCGAAGCGGGCCACCGCGTCCTGATAGCTCATGCGCGGGATCGGATCCGGCAACACCACCCCCAACACCGTGCCGAACAGCCGCCGGATCATGTCCTCGATCACCGGCAGGAGGTCCTCCTCGTCCATGAAGGAGGTCTCGATATCCAGCTGGGTAAACTCCGGCTGACGGTCGGCACGCAGATCCTCATCTCGGAAGCAGCGGGCGATCTGGTAGTAGCGATCGAGCCCTCCGATCATGAGCAGTTGCTTGAACAACTGCGGTGACTGGGGCAGCGCGAAGAATGCACCGGGGTGGGTACGGCTCGGTACCAGGTAGTCCCGGGCCCCTTCCGGCGTGGCGCGCGTCAGCACCGGCGTCTCCACGTCCAGAAAGCCGTGCTCGTCCAGAAACCGGCGCAGGGTGCGGGTCACCTCGGCCCGCAGCCGCAGGCGCTGGAGCATCGCGGGGCGGCGGAGGTCCACGTAGCGGAAACGCAGGCGCGCCTCCTCGCTGACCGCCTCGTCGTCCAGCGGAAACGGCGGGGTCTCCGCCACATTCAGGATCTCCAGCTCCTGCCCCAACACTTCCACCTGACCGGTCGCCAATGCCGGGTTCTCGGTACCGGCCGGCCGGTGCCGCACGCGTCCGTGGACCCGCAGCACGTACTCGCTGCGCACCCGTTCTGCGATGGCGAAGCTGTCCTTGCGGTCCGGATCGAACACCACCTGCACCAAACCCTCGCGGTCGCGCAGGTCCACGAAGATCACGCCGCCGTGGTCACGGCGGCGGTGGACCCACCCGCACAGGACCACCTCGCCATCCAACAGCGACTCGTCCAACTGCCCGCAGTAGTGGGTGCGCATGACGCAGAAGCCCTTGAGATTTCGCAAGAAAGACCGGAGATTCCGGAGGTCGCCATGTTACGGCCTTGCCCCGGCCCACGCAACTTTACCAGGCCGGCGCGGGACCCCCACGCACGCCGGTGACGATAGACCGGAACAGCGCTACTCGGTACCGGTCGGGGTGGTCGTTTTCTTTTTGGGGTCGCGCTTGGCGTCACCGGCGGGCTCGCTCTTGGCCTTACCCTCCGATTTGGTGCCGTCGGATTCCACCACGTTCTTCTTGTGACCGCTTTTGAAATCGGTCTCGTACCAGCCGCCACCCTTCAGGCGGAATCCGGCGGCGGAGATCAGTTTCTGCAGGGTGGGCTTTCCACAGGCCGGGCAGTCCAAAAGAGGATCGTCGCTCATCTTCTGGATCGCCTCCAGCTCATGCCCGCAACCGGTACATCGATATTCGTAGATCGGCATCGCTACCTTCCTCGGATCGTGTTGCCCGTCTTTCAAGGCAATATGGGCGCATTGTAGCAAAATCAAGGGCCTCCACCGAGAGCGGCAAGATTCGCCAGCCCCGGCCCAGGCGTGTCATCATGGGCCCGCCGGGAGAACCCCGCGGCTCCTGCGACGCCGGAAGCCTGAAGATGCGCCCACCGTTCTCCCCGGCCCACCTACGGCTGTTCCTGTTCGCCCTGGGCTGCCTGCGCGCTTTCGCGCAAATGGCGCTACTCACTATCCCCTCCGACAAGCTGGGGCTGCCCGCGGGATCGGCGTTTCTGCTGCTGTTCACCGCGGCGATCGGCAGCGCCGTCAGCCTGCGCGTGTTGGTGGCACCCATCACCGCCGCCGTGGTGGCGGTGATGGTAGAACCGGCGCACGGCGCGCCTCCGGCCTACATATGCGGTACCCTGTGAGTATTGTGGGATATTGTTGGGCGCCAGCCTGCTGTGCACCTGCCGGAGATCTGCCGCCCAGCCTCCCATGGCTTCCATCGGCGGCGCGGGTACCTTCGGCGGGATCTTTATTAACGGATTGGTAGCGGTGTTGCTGGCCTGAACCGGGGCGCACAGCGGACCGGCAGAGTGGACACGGGGCAACCGGAGGGACCGAAGGCCATGGGCGGCCCGCGCGCAGTGCTGATCACGGGATGTTCCAGCGGCATCGGCCAATGCGCGGCACGCGGTCTCGCGGCGCGCGGTTATCGCGTGTTCGCCACCGCGCGCCAAGCCGCCGACGTGGCGGCGCTCGCCGCCACGGGGCTGGAGGCCCTGGCGCTGGATCTGGACGACCCCGATTCCATCCAGGCCGCCACCGAGGAGGTGTTGCGGCGCACTGCGGGCGCCGTCTACGGGGTATTCCATAACGGCGGCTATCAGCAGCCGGGCGCGGTGGAGGATCTCAGCCGCGCGGCCTTGCGCGCCCAGTTCGAGACCAACGTCTTCGGCGGGCTCGACGTGATCAACCGCCTGCTCCCGGCCATGCGCGCCCGCGGGGAGGGGCGCGTCGTCATCAACAGTTCGGT from the Chromatiales bacterium 21-64-14 genome contains:
- a CDS encoding Holliday junction branch migration protein RuvA, coding for MIGRLRGLLTYKQAPHLVVDVGGVGYEVEAPMSTFYVLPPVGDEVTLHTHLVIRDDSHTLFGFARESDRLLFRGLIRVNGVGARLALTILSGVSSEEFVRCVHDQDAAGLTRLPGVGRKTAERLIMEMKDRLATWHVPLSAAGEEARSATGAGVAAPAAEAVSALVTLGYKPQEASRMVRELNTADLASEEIIRRALQAAAK
- a CDS encoding crossover junction endodeoxyribonuclease RuvC → MRILGIDPGSRITGYGVIDVVGTRACYVASGCIRVQGTDLASRLRLIFEEVRQIVDGYRPEQVAIERVFLHRNVDSALKLGHARGVALCAAALGSVPVTEYSAREIKQAVVGTGAAAKVQVQHMVRQLLGLDASPQSDAADALAVALCHSHTGATLLRLPLAGRVRRRGRRR
- a CDS encoding YebC/PmpR family DNA-binding transcriptional regulator; the protein is MAGHSKWANIQYRKNAQDARRGKLFTKLIREITVAARTGGADSGMNPRLRLAVDKALVANMPKDKVERAIKRGAGALEGEAYEEVRYEGYGPGGAAVIVDCMTDNRNRTVAEVRHAFSKCGGNLGTEGSVAYLFVHCGLLTYPAGSDEDRIMELALEMGAEDVVSQEDGSIEVLSTPDGFIALKQAMLDAGLEPEYAEITMRASVSTPLGGDEGRLLVRLLEMLEDLDDTQQVYSNADLAEDVLAEL
- a CDS encoding quinolinate synthetase, translating into MAADPSTLQTYALLDDAACEARIRTAKAALGERLVILGHHYQREEVYRHADYTGDSLKLSRLAAASRARYIVFCGVHFMAEVADILSRPDQVAVLPDLAAGCSMADMASLAKVERAWRELATVLDPDVHCTPVTYINSAADLKAFCGRHGGIVCTSTNARQVMEWSLERRAKVLFFPDQHLGRNTGYRMGISLERMVVWDFDRPMGGLTEAQIRDATVILWKGFCSVHQMFQPAHVDQFKTRYPDAKVISHPECSFEVCQKSDYVGSTEFIIKTIADSAPGTRWLVGTELNLVDRLNEQFRHQGKSAHFMSPTVCMCSTMFRIDPQHLAWILENLAEDRVVNRIQVPPATAEPARLALERMLEISP
- a CDS encoding dihydroneopterin triphosphate diphosphatase produces the protein MDSERYKRPESVLVVVHTRERAVLMLERRVPLGYWQSVTGSLGWGETPQAAACRELREETGLVAGGAVVLRDRGEQNRFPLLPEWQARYRPGVRYNLEHVFTAELAVPADIRLAPTEHVALRWVAWPAAVALAASWTDRAAIRRYVAADDAGGGSKPRRYPIPKSR
- a CDS encoding aspartate--tRNA ligase; translation: MRTHYCGQLDESLLDGEVVLCGWVHRRRDHGGVIFVDLRDREGLVQVVFDPDRKDSFAIAERVRSEYVLRVHGRVRHRPAGTENPALATGQVEVLGQELEILNVAETPPFPLDDEAVSEEARLRFRYVDLRRPAMLQRLRLRAEVTRTLRRFLDEHGFLDVETPVLTRATPEGARDYLVPSRTHPGAFFALPQSPQLFKQLLMIGGLDRYYQIARCFRDEDLRADRQPEFTQLDIETSFMDEEDLLPVIEDMIRRLFGTVLGVVLPDPIPRMSYQDAVARFGTDRPDLRIPLELVECTDLMRAVEFKVFAGPANDPHGRVAGLRLPGGAALTRKEIDDYTALVARYGAKGLAYIKVNDRGAGRAGLQSPILKFLPDPVVEQILARCGAATGDLVFFGADRAAVVNESLGALRVRLGHDRGCVEAGWRPLWVMDFPMFEWDERARRWVALHHPFTAPQVPDSEHLAAQPGSCLSRAYDLVLNGTEVGGGSIRIHSAEMQAAVFRLLGISDAEARDKFGFLLDALRYGCPPHGGIAFGLDRLVMLMSGAESIREVIAFPKTQTASCPLTQAPSAVPESQLHELGLRMRGPVTQQA
- a CDS encoding FmdB family transcriptional regulator translates to MPIYEYRCTGCGHELEAIQKMSDDPLLDCPACGKPTLQKLISAAGFRLKGGGWYETDFKSGHKKNVVESDGTKSEGKAKSEPAGDAKRDPKKKTTTPTGTE